From Nocardioides sp. HDW12B, the proteins below share one genomic window:
- a CDS encoding GAF and ANTAR domain-containing protein, giving the protein MTDISDALAEAARAMGNRESLPETLQAIVDAARTSLPPFEVGVSTTAKDGAITTRAATSQTVWDLDTLQYELGEGPCLEAILDEGVVSAPAIRHDQRWPRYVPVAVRDHGLCSQFAVRMFLDEEGTVGGLNFYSTSTESIEAEDVELAKLFAAHAAVAFGQAREIENLNRALESRTVIGQAMGLVMGRYSLDQDAAFAFLRRASSHANIKLHDVAKRIVEEADRIGGSGTP; this is encoded by the coding sequence GTGACGGACATCAGTGACGCGTTGGCGGAGGCCGCGCGCGCCATGGGCAACCGCGAGTCGCTGCCCGAGACCCTCCAGGCGATCGTCGACGCGGCCCGCACCTCCCTGCCGCCGTTCGAGGTCGGTGTGTCCACCACGGCCAAGGACGGGGCGATCACGACCCGGGCGGCGACCAGCCAGACGGTCTGGGACCTCGACACCCTCCAGTACGAGCTCGGTGAGGGCCCGTGCCTCGAGGCGATCCTCGACGAGGGCGTGGTGAGCGCGCCGGCGATCCGTCACGACCAGCGCTGGCCCCGCTACGTCCCGGTCGCCGTCCGCGACCACGGGCTGTGCTCGCAGTTCGCGGTGCGGATGTTCCTCGACGAGGAGGGCACCGTCGGGGGGCTCAACTTCTACTCGACCTCGACCGAGAGCATCGAGGCCGAGGACGTCGAGCTGGCCAAGCTCTTCGCCGCGCACGCCGCGGTCGCCTTCGGGCAGGCCCGGGAGATCGAGAACCTCAACCGTGCCCTCGAGAGCCGGACCGTGATCGGTCAGGCCATGGGGCTCGTCATGGGGCGCTACTCGCTCGACCAGGACGCGGCGTTCGCGTTCCTGCGGCGGGCGTCGTCGCACGCCAACATCAAGCTGCACGACGTGGCGAAGCGCATCGTGGAGGAGGCCGACCGCATCGGCGGCAGCGGCACCCCCTGA
- a CDS encoding YetF domain-containing protein, which yields MEIVFRALVIFAFLWMITRSVGRSTLGELSTFELLLYVTMGDLVQQAVTQQDTSVTGAVLAVGTFALATVSLSWVQWRFPGSRSVITGRAVFIIRGSEPDAKAMKRHRVAEADLLMAMREQGIRHTADVEHVILEPNGRLSFFLHEEATGSSGAPEQPQNG from the coding sequence ATGGAGATCGTGTTCCGCGCCCTGGTGATCTTCGCCTTCCTCTGGATGATCACCCGCTCGGTCGGGCGCTCGACGCTGGGCGAGCTCAGCACCTTCGAGCTGCTGCTCTACGTCACCATGGGCGACCTGGTCCAGCAGGCCGTCACCCAGCAGGACACCTCGGTCACGGGCGCCGTCCTCGCCGTCGGCACCTTCGCGCTCGCCACCGTCAGCCTCTCGTGGGTGCAGTGGCGCTTCCCCGGGTCCCGCTCGGTGATCACCGGCCGCGCGGTGTTCATCATCCGCGGGAGCGAGCCCGACGCGAAGGCCATGAAGCGGCACCGGGTCGCCGAGGCCGACCTGCTCATGGCCATGCGCGAGCAGGGCATCCGCCACACCGCCGACGTCGAGCACGTCATCCTCGAGCCCAACGGCCGGCTGTCGTTCTTCCTCCACGAGGAGGCCACCGGCAGCTCCGGCGCCCCGGAGCAGCCGCAGAACGGCTGA
- a CDS encoding GNAT family N-acetyltransferase: MDTPASVGLDIERVSFGASDVVRLVADLQQEFVLRYGGPDETVLTVDTFDDESGQFFLGRSAGEPVVIGGWRMRRDVAALGGTRAAEIKRMYVVPTAQRRGHARTMLAHLETTAREAGADVLVLETGAEQPEAIALYESSGYTPVEGFGLYKDEPSVRYLGKRLA, from the coding sequence ATGGACACCCCCGCGTCCGTCGGCCTGGACATCGAGCGCGTGTCGTTCGGTGCGTCCGACGTCGTACGCCTGGTCGCCGACCTGCAGCAGGAGTTCGTGCTGCGCTACGGCGGCCCGGACGAGACCGTGCTCACCGTCGACACGTTCGACGACGAGTCCGGCCAGTTCTTCCTCGGCCGCTCCGCGGGGGAGCCGGTGGTCATCGGGGGGTGGCGGATGCGGCGCGACGTCGCCGCACTCGGCGGCACCCGGGCGGCCGAGATCAAGCGCATGTACGTCGTCCCGACCGCCCAGCGCCGTGGGCACGCCCGCACGATGCTGGCCCACCTCGAGACGACCGCCCGCGAGGCCGGCGCCGACGTGCTGGTGCTCGAGACCGGTGCCGAGCAGCCCGAGGCGATCGCGCTCTACGAGTCGTCGGGCTACACCCCGGTCGAGGGGTTCGGCCTCTACAAGGACGAGCCGAGCGTGCGCTACCTCGGCAAGCGCCTGGCCTGA
- a CDS encoding metal-dependent transcriptional regulator, with the protein MSDLIDTTEMYLRTIYELVEEGITPLRARIAERLHQSGPTVSQTVARMERDGLVTVEGDRHLELTDEGRRLATRVMRKHRLAERLLTDVIGLPWELVHAEACRWEHVMSEDVERRLIELLDQPTESPYGNPIPGLAELGGTGGEEFMEGVESLSDVLDGDTPVRVRIRRISEEVQKDEVLMAALHRVGATPDNDVQATQGPEGVLVGSGGETAEIEAELATHVFVRRL; encoded by the coding sequence GTGAGCGACCTCATCGACACCACCGAGATGTACCTCCGGACCATCTACGAGCTGGTCGAGGAGGGCATCACCCCGCTGCGGGCCCGGATCGCCGAGCGTCTGCACCAGAGCGGCCCGACGGTGAGCCAGACAGTCGCCCGCATGGAGCGCGACGGCCTCGTTACGGTCGAGGGCGACCGCCACCTCGAGCTGACCGACGAGGGACGCCGCCTCGCCACGCGCGTGATGCGCAAGCACCGGCTCGCCGAGCGGCTGCTGACCGACGTCATCGGGCTGCCGTGGGAGCTCGTCCACGCCGAGGCCTGCCGGTGGGAGCACGTGATGAGCGAGGACGTCGAGCGCCGGCTCATCGAGCTGCTCGACCAGCCGACCGAGTCGCCGTACGGCAACCCGATCCCGGGGCTGGCCGAGCTCGGCGGCACCGGGGGCGAGGAGTTCATGGAGGGCGTGGAGTCGCTCAGCGACGTGCTCGACGGGGACACCCCGGTGCGGGTGCGCATCCGTCGCATCAGCGAGGAGGTCCAGAAGGACGAGGTCCTCATGGCCGCGCTGCACCGGGTGGGTGCCACCCCCGACAACGACGTGCAGGCGACGCAGGGGCCCGAGGGCGTGCTCGTCGGCTCCGGGGGCGAGACGGCCGAGATCGAGGCCGAGCTCGCCACGCACGTCTTCGTCCGCCGCCTCTGA
- the pdxH gene encoding pyridoxamine 5'-phosphate oxidase, protein MDHTPAGRPAPDLAALREEYTLGGLAESDVDPDPLVMLRRWVDDAVAAQIAEPTAMVLSTVDATGRVASRTVLLKGLDERGVVFFSHYTSRKGEELAGQPQCAVHLGWYALERQVRLEGRAERLPESESDAYFASRPRGSQLGAWASPQSTVVEGREALEARYAEAEARFAGGDVPRPPYWGGVRVVPDRVELWQGRPSRMHDRLRYSWSPTQHAWALERLAP, encoded by the coding sequence GTGGACCACACGCCAGCCGGACGACCCGCCCCCGACCTCGCCGCCCTGCGCGAGGAGTACACGCTCGGGGGACTCGCCGAGAGCGACGTGGACCCCGACCCGCTGGTGATGCTGCGCCGGTGGGTGGACGACGCGGTGGCGGCGCAGATCGCCGAGCCGACGGCGATGGTGCTCTCCACGGTCGACGCCACGGGCCGGGTCGCGAGCCGGACGGTCCTGCTCAAGGGGCTCGACGAGCGCGGCGTGGTCTTCTTCTCCCACTACACCTCCCGCAAGGGCGAGGAGCTGGCCGGGCAGCCGCAGTGCGCGGTGCACCTGGGGTGGTACGCCCTCGAGCGGCAGGTCCGCCTCGAGGGGCGGGCCGAGCGGCTGCCGGAGTCCGAGAGCGACGCCTACTTCGCCAGCCGGCCGCGCGGGTCGCAGCTGGGGGCCTGGGCCTCGCCGCAGTCCACCGTGGTGGAGGGTCGGGAGGCGCTGGAGGCGCGGTACGCCGAGGCGGAGGCCCGGTTCGCCGGCGGTGACGTGCCGCGCCCGCCGTACTGGGGTGGGGTGCGGGTCGTGCCCGACCGCGTCGAGCTGTGGCAGGGCCGCCCCAGCCGCATGCACGACCGGCTGCGCTACTCCTGGAGCCCGACGCAGCACGCCTGGGCCCTGGAACGCCTCGCTCCCTGA
- a CDS encoding GNAT family N-acetyltransferase yields MGDMGTVHARGDGHTGVGPAITVRVATTRDALDEHAEAWDRLTTASTEKLPMLSHAWVSSFLEHMVPAGTPWWCFFAYDGPELVGVMPLMRARKWFLDRLRGTADGGHTDFAHPLLDARLAQPALDALVGAAAELAPRLRIRWYRVRDGSPVLACLSTLERRMRVLRPISTWGSLVRTTGDWSEFEAGLGRNFARNLRKGGNRAEREHAVSFRFVGGAEAQSPALLQQFLEVESSGWKGAAGTAIQRSPQLVAFYETLTRRLAHRGWLEWQTLHIDERPVAAHLAVRLGDTVVLPKIGYDEEHARLGPGNLLFRELLVRSFDDPTVNEVNCLSDMPWHRNWGMRSVGYAGVMVGPRGPRATAASLVEMSKPLARDYGRRHPDVQRKLHETAERLRQATRAR; encoded by the coding sequence ATGGGGGACATGGGGACCGTGCACGCGCGCGGAGACGGACACACCGGGGTCGGCCCGGCCATCACGGTCCGGGTGGCGACCACCCGGGACGCGCTCGACGAGCACGCGGAGGCCTGGGACCGGCTCACGACGGCCTCGACCGAGAAGCTGCCCATGCTGTCCCACGCGTGGGTCTCCTCGTTCCTGGAGCACATGGTGCCGGCCGGCACCCCGTGGTGGTGCTTCTTCGCCTACGACGGACCCGAGCTGGTGGGCGTGATGCCGCTGATGCGCGCCCGCAAGTGGTTCCTCGACAGGCTCCGGGGGACCGCCGACGGCGGGCACACCGACTTCGCGCACCCGCTGCTCGACGCGAGGCTCGCGCAGCCCGCGCTCGACGCGCTGGTCGGGGCGGCGGCCGAGCTGGCTCCCAGGCTGCGGATCCGGTGGTACCGGGTCAGGGACGGCTCGCCGGTGCTCGCGTGCCTGTCCACCCTGGAGCGCCGCATGAGGGTGCTGCGACCGATCAGCACCTGGGGGTCGCTCGTGCGGACGACAGGGGACTGGAGCGAGTTCGAGGCCGGGCTGGGACGCAACTTCGCGCGCAACCTGCGCAAGGGTGGCAACCGGGCGGAGCGCGAGCACGCGGTCTCGTTCCGGTTCGTCGGTGGCGCGGAGGCGCAGTCGCCGGCGCTCCTGCAGCAGTTCCTCGAGGTCGAGAGCTCCGGCTGGAAGGGTGCCGCGGGCACGGCGATCCAGCGTTCTCCGCAGCTCGTCGCGTTCTACGAGACGCTCACGCGCCGGCTGGCGCACCGGGGATGGCTCGAGTGGCAGACCTTGCACATCGACGAGCGACCCGTCGCCGCCCACCTGGCCGTGCGCCTGGGGGACACGGTCGTGCTGCCGAAGATCGGGTACGACGAGGAGCACGCGCGGCTCGGGCCCGGCAACCTGCTGTTCCGCGAGCTGCTGGTGCGCTCCTTCGACGACCCGACGGTGAACGAGGTGAACTGCCTCTCCGACATGCCCTGGCACCGCAACTGGGGGATGCGGTCCGTCGGCTACGCCGGCGTGATGGTCGGTCCACGCGGACCGCGGGCCACGGCCGCGAGCCTCGTCGAGATGTCGAAGCCGCTCGCTCGCGACTACGGTCGCCGCCACCCCGACGTCCAGCGGAAGCTCCACGAGACCGCCGAGCGGCTCCGCCAGGCGACCCGCGCGAGGTGA
- a CDS encoding acylphosphatase, protein MAEAGEPDLGRGTTARRVVVHGRVQGVFYRDSCRQEAERLGVAGWVVNEPDGTVRVHAEGAPDAVRSLVEWCRTGPTRAVVHGVEVTDTNAEGLGSFEVR, encoded by the coding sequence ATGGCCGAGGCGGGCGAGCCCGACCTCGGGCGGGGTACGACGGCCCGCCGGGTCGTCGTGCACGGGCGGGTGCAGGGCGTGTTCTACCGCGACTCGTGCCGGCAGGAGGCCGAGCGCCTCGGGGTCGCCGGGTGGGTCGTGAACGAGCCCGACGGCACGGTGCGCGTCCACGCCGAGGGCGCGCCGGACGCCGTCCGCTCGCTCGTGGAGTGGTGCCGCACCGGTCCGACCCGCGCCGTGGTGCACGGCGTGGAGGTCACCGACACGAACGCCGAGGGCCTGGGCTCCTTCGAGGTCCGGTAG
- a CDS encoding citrate synthase 2 codes for MSSSEQDTPEVHHGLEGVVAFETQIAEPDKEGSALRYRGVDIEELVGRVPFEKVWGLLIDGSYEPGLPPAEPFNLPIHTGEVRADVQAAVAMLAPTFGMQQTYDISDEQAREDLSRVAVMVLSYAAQSARGLGQPVVSQSEVDKGETLADRFLIRWKGEADPDQAKAIDAYWSSAAEHGMNASTFTARVITSTGADVAAAFSGAIGAMSGPLHGGAPSRVLGMIEEVEKRGDAAAYVKELLDNKERLMGFGHRVYRAEDPRARVLRRTARELNAPRYEVAEELEKAALAELRERRPDRVLETNVEFWAAIVLDFAEVPPRMFTSMFTCARTAGWSAHILEQKKTGRLIRPSAVYTGPPERKASDVDGWNDSWN; via the coding sequence ATGTCATCGTCCGAGCAGGACACACCCGAGGTGCACCACGGACTGGAGGGTGTCGTCGCCTTCGAGACCCAGATCGCCGAGCCGGACAAGGAGGGCTCCGCGCTGCGCTACCGCGGGGTCGACATCGAGGAGCTCGTCGGCCGCGTCCCGTTCGAGAAGGTCTGGGGTCTCCTCATCGACGGCTCCTACGAGCCGGGCCTCCCGCCCGCCGAGCCCTTCAACCTCCCGATCCACACCGGCGAGGTCCGCGCCGACGTGCAGGCGGCGGTGGCCATGCTGGCCCCGACCTTCGGCATGCAGCAGACCTACGACATCTCCGACGAGCAGGCCCGCGAGGACCTCAGCCGCGTCGCGGTCATGGTGCTGTCGTACGCCGCGCAGTCCGCGCGTGGCCTCGGCCAGCCCGTGGTCTCCCAGAGCGAGGTCGACAAGGGCGAGACCCTCGCCGACCGCTTCCTGATCCGCTGGAAGGGCGAGGCCGACCCCGACCAGGCCAAGGCCATCGACGCCTACTGGAGCTCGGCGGCCGAGCACGGCATGAACGCCTCGACGTTCACCGCCCGCGTCATCACCTCCACCGGCGCCGACGTGGCCGCGGCCTTCTCCGGCGCGATCGGCGCCATGAGCGGTCCCCTCCACGGCGGTGCCCCCTCCCGCGTCCTCGGCATGATCGAGGAGGTCGAGAAGCGCGGCGACGCGGCGGCGTACGTCAAGGAGCTGCTCGACAACAAGGAGCGGCTCATGGGCTTCGGGCACCGGGTCTACCGGGCCGAGGACCCCCGCGCCCGCGTGCTGCGGCGCACGGCGCGTGAGCTGAACGCCCCCCGCTACGAGGTCGCCGAGGAGCTGGAGAAGGCGGCGCTGGCCGAGCTGCGGGAGCGGCGCCCCGACCGTGTGCTCGAGACCAACGTGGAGTTCTGGGCCGCGATCGTCCTCGACTTCGCCGAGGTGCCGCCGCGGATGTTCACCTCGATGTTCACGTGCGCGCGCACGGCCGGCTGGTCCGCGCACATCCTCGAGCAGAAGAAGACCGGGCGCCTGATCCGACCCTCGGCCGTCTACACCGGTCCGCCGGAGCGCAAGGCCTCCGACGTCGACGGGTGGAACGACTCCTGGAACTGA
- a CDS encoding sigma-70 family RNA polymerase sigma factor, producing MSPTLSPDRRLSRERRDDDASQLLRRAAETSSPDKRERLLGEVVELHLEVAESIASRYRRRGVAEDDLVQVAYLGLVKAARGFDVDAGHDFLAYAVPTIRGEVRRYFRDMAWVVRPPRRLQDLQARISAAGEDLSQILGRSARPSEIAASLGQDEEEVLEAMAANGCFAPTSLDAPTSADSPGSLGDLLPDEDEGDVAALEARMLLVPVLDSLSPRDRRIVFLRFCAQVTQREIAEELGITQMQVSRLLARILDDLRDAIGPLDRSLDPSLASTG from the coding sequence GTGAGCCCGACCCTCTCTCCCGATCGCCGCCTCTCGCGCGAGCGTCGCGACGACGACGCGTCGCAGCTGCTGCGTCGCGCCGCCGAGACGTCCTCCCCCGACAAGCGGGAGCGCCTGCTCGGCGAGGTCGTCGAGCTCCACCTCGAGGTGGCCGAGTCCATCGCGAGCCGCTACCGGCGTCGGGGCGTGGCCGAGGACGACCTGGTGCAGGTCGCCTACCTCGGTCTGGTCAAGGCTGCGCGCGGCTTCGACGTCGACGCCGGTCACGACTTCCTGGCCTACGCGGTGCCCACCATCCGAGGCGAGGTACGCCGCTACTTCCGCGACATGGCCTGGGTGGTGCGGCCGCCACGCCGCCTCCAGGACCTGCAGGCCCGCATCTCCGCCGCCGGCGAGGACCTCTCCCAGATCCTGGGACGCTCGGCCCGGCCGTCCGAGATCGCCGCGTCGCTCGGCCAGGACGAGGAGGAGGTGCTGGAGGCGATGGCGGCCAACGGCTGCTTCGCCCCGACCTCGCTGGACGCGCCCACGTCGGCGGACTCCCCCGGGTCCCTCGGGGACCTCCTGCCCGACGAGGACGAGGGTGACGTCGCGGCGCTCGAGGCCCGGATGCTGCTGGTGCCGGTCCTCGACTCGCTGAGCCCGCGTGACCGCCGGATCGTGTTCCTGCGCTTCTGCGCCCAGGTGACGCAGCGCGAGATCGCCGAGGAGCTGGGCATCACGCAGATGCAGGTCTCGCGACTCCTCGCGCGGATCCTGGACGACCTGCGCGACGCCATCGGCCCGCTGGACCGCTCGCTCGATCCCTCGCTGGCCTCGACGGGCTGA
- a CDS encoding DUF2277 domain-containing protein, producing MCRNIRPLNNFEPPATSEEVQAAALQYVRKVAGATRPSQANAEAFDRAVHEVAESTRRLLDSLTTTAPPKDREVEAAKARARAQLRYGT from the coding sequence ATGTGCCGCAACATCCGACCGCTGAACAACTTCGAGCCGCCCGCGACGAGCGAGGAGGTGCAGGCCGCCGCGCTGCAGTACGTCCGCAAGGTCGCCGGCGCCACCCGTCCCTCGCAGGCCAACGCCGAGGCCTTCGACCGGGCCGTTCACGAGGTCGCCGAGTCGACGCGCCGTCTGCTGGACAGCCTCACCACCACGGCGCCGCCCAAGGACCGCGAGGTCGAGGCGGCGAAGGCCCGGGCGCGCGCCCAGCTGCGCTACGGCACCTGA
- a CDS encoding alpha/beta fold hydrolase, translating into MRLPSRHRPSPSRRAGAGEPVVLLHPLMLSHHSWRPVVDRLSQGHDVLAPTLPGHWGGPPLPWHRADLDSLVAHVERQMDDAGWATAHLVGNSLGGWLALELARRGRARSVTAIAPGGGHTFFAPRDLLLGLGFAGAATLRRGLRAVNLLPASVPLPPLALVALRTIAPDPAALAPQDVRHLVRASLGASHPLQVILAYARARPARGLEDIDVPVHLVFAEHDVVLPTPTHAPYFTSRLPDAHVTHLTEHGHCPQLSDPDLVVGLVKESIALSGRHLAVAR; encoded by the coding sequence ATGCGCCTGCCGAGCCGCCACCGTCCCTCCCCGAGCCGTCGCGCCGGGGCGGGGGAGCCGGTCGTGCTGCTGCACCCGCTGATGCTGTCGCACCACTCGTGGCGCCCGGTCGTCGACCGGCTCTCGCAGGGCCACGACGTGCTGGCGCCGACGCTGCCGGGCCACTGGGGCGGCCCGCCGCTGCCGTGGCACCGCGCCGACCTCGACTCCCTGGTCGCCCACGTCGAGCGACAGATGGACGACGCCGGCTGGGCCACCGCCCACCTGGTCGGCAACTCGCTCGGAGGCTGGCTCGCCCTCGAGCTGGCCCGCCGCGGCCGGGCGCGCAGCGTCACCGCGATCGCGCCGGGCGGCGGCCACACGTTCTTCGCCCCGCGCGACCTGCTCCTCGGCCTGGGGTTCGCCGGCGCGGCCACGCTCCGCCGTGGGCTGCGGGCGGTGAACCTGCTCCCGGCGTCCGTGCCGCTGCCGCCGCTGGCCCTGGTGGCGCTGCGCACGATCGCCCCGGACCCCGCCGCGCTCGCCCCGCAGGACGTGCGGCACCTGGTCCGCGCCTCCCTGGGCGCCAGCCACCCGCTGCAGGTGATCCTGGCCTACGCCCGGGCCCGGCCCGCCCGCGGCCTGGAGGACATCGACGTCCCGGTCCACCTCGTGTTCGCCGAGCACGACGTGGTCCTCCCGACGCCCACCCACGCGCCGTACTTCACCTCACGGCTGCCCGACGCCCACGTCACCCACCTGACCGAGCACGGGCACTGCCCCCAGCTCAGCGACCCCGACCTGGTGGTGGGGCTCGTCAAGGAGTCGATCGCGCTGAGCGGGCGCCACCTCGCGGTGGCGCGCTGA
- a CDS encoding deoxyribodipyrimidine photo-lyase, translated as MSTSVMWFRRDLRLADNPALLAACDADEVVPLFVIDPALWKPSGRVRRRYLLDSLRALDESLGGALVVRQGDPRTVLPKVAREVSATSVHHAADYGPYGARRDEEVAEALGEVDVEVAVLGSPYAVAPGRITNGSGSPYKVYSAFQRAWAEHGWRQPVDAPTGVTWADLDSHRWPDAALPGDMEIVAAGEKAAHRTWETFRDDGLADYDDARNIPGGEGSSRMSTYLKWGEIHPRTILADLARKRSAAAETYRKEIAWREFYADVLFNNPDSARQDYNKAFSAMEYDDPGEGFEAWRKGETGYPIVDAGMRQLAATGFMHNRVRMITASFLVKDLHVWWRHGARHFMDLLADGDVASNQHGWQWMAGSGTDAAPYFRIFNPTTQGKKFDPDGTYVRRWVPELADVPAKQIHEPQDVAGYPEPIVDHKEEREESLRRYEKVKNNKS; from the coding sequence GTGAGCACTTCCGTGATGTGGTTCCGGCGCGATCTCAGGCTCGCCGACAACCCCGCCCTGCTGGCCGCCTGCGACGCCGACGAGGTCGTCCCGCTCTTCGTGATCGACCCGGCCCTGTGGAAACCGTCGGGCCGGGTGCGCCGGCGCTACCTCCTGGACTCGCTGCGCGCCCTCGACGAGTCGCTCGGCGGCGCCCTGGTGGTGCGTCAGGGCGACCCGCGCACCGTGCTGCCCAAGGTCGCCCGCGAGGTCTCCGCCACCTCGGTCCACCACGCCGCCGACTACGGCCCCTACGGCGCCCGGCGCGACGAGGAGGTCGCCGAGGCGCTGGGTGAGGTCGACGTGGAGGTGGCGGTCCTCGGGTCGCCGTACGCCGTGGCGCCGGGGCGGATCACCAACGGCAGCGGCTCGCCGTACAAGGTCTACTCGGCCTTCCAGCGCGCCTGGGCCGAGCACGGCTGGCGCCAGCCGGTCGACGCCCCGACCGGCGTCACCTGGGCCGACCTCGACAGCCACAGGTGGCCCGACGCGGCGCTGCCCGGCGACATGGAGATCGTCGCGGCCGGTGAGAAGGCCGCCCACCGCACGTGGGAGACGTTCCGCGACGACGGGCTCGCCGACTACGACGACGCCCGCAACATCCCCGGTGGCGAGGGCTCGAGCCGGATGTCGACGTACCTCAAGTGGGGCGAGATCCACCCCCGCACGATCCTGGCCGACCTGGCCCGGAAGCGCAGCGCGGCCGCGGAGACCTACCGCAAGGAGATCGCCTGGCGCGAGTTCTACGCCGACGTGCTGTTCAACAACCCCGACAGCGCGCGCCAGGACTACAACAAGGCCTTCTCGGCCATGGAGTACGACGACCCGGGTGAGGGCTTCGAGGCCTGGCGCAAGGGCGAGACCGGCTACCCGATCGTCGACGCGGGGATGCGGCAGCTGGCCGCGACCGGGTTCATGCACAACCGGGTCCGGATGATCACCGCCTCGTTCCTGGTCAAGGACCTGCACGTGTGGTGGCGCCACGGCGCGCGGCACTTCATGGACCTGCTGGCCGACGGCGACGTGGCCTCCAACCAGCACGGCTGGCAGTGGATGGCGGGGTCGGGCACCGACGCGGCGCCGTACTTCCGGATCTTCAACCCGACCACCCAGGGCAAGAAGTTCGACCCCGACGGCACCTACGTGCGGCGCTGGGTGCCCGAGCTGGCCGACGTGCCGGCCAAGCAGATCCACGAGCCGCAGGACGTGGCCGGCTACCCCGAGCCGATCGTGGACCACAAGGAGGAGCGCGAGGAGTCGCTGCGGCGCTACGAGAAGGTCAAGAACAACAAGAGCTGA
- a CDS encoding saccharopine dehydrogenase NADP-binding domain-containing protein has product MPDGQQTSASNRNDRTYDIVLLGATGFTGELTAAYLAEHAPTDCRWALAGRNQAKLEAVRDRLVAKHAGLAELPLVIADSGDAASLRSLAESARVVITTVGPYLAYGEPLVAACAAAGTDYVDLTGEPEFVDRMYLAHHETAVRSGARLVHCCGFDSIPHDLGALYTVKQLPSDAPISVRGVVRAEGMFSGGTFHSALAQFSRGRQMGQAAKARRSTEPRPEGRKVRSGDTKPTRDATLGYWLLPLPTIDPFVVKRSAAARDDYGPDFSYAHFAGVKTLRYAVGGSAGLLGLVGAAQLPPARKLILKRVPQGEGPSEAKRARSWFTVDFVGTGGGRTVRTQVSGGDPGYDETAKMLAESALSLAFDDNPTTSGQVTPATAMGDHLIDRLSKAGISFRTLADAS; this is encoded by the coding sequence GTGCCCGACGGCCAGCAGACGTCCGCCAGCAACCGGAACGACCGGACCTACGACATCGTGCTCCTCGGCGCCACCGGGTTCACCGGCGAGCTGACCGCGGCGTACCTCGCCGAGCACGCCCCGACCGACTGCCGCTGGGCGCTCGCGGGACGCAACCAGGCCAAGCTCGAGGCGGTCCGCGACCGGCTGGTCGCGAAGCACGCGGGCCTCGCGGAGCTGCCGCTGGTCATCGCCGACAGCGGCGACGCCGCCTCCCTGCGGTCGCTGGCCGAGTCCGCCCGCGTCGTCATCACCACCGTCGGCCCCTACCTCGCGTACGGCGAGCCGCTGGTGGCCGCCTGCGCCGCCGCCGGCACCGACTACGTCGACCTGACCGGCGAGCCGGAGTTCGTCGACCGCATGTACCTCGCCCACCACGAGACCGCGGTCCGCTCCGGCGCCCGCCTGGTCCACTGCTGCGGCTTCGACTCGATCCCGCACGACCTGGGTGCGCTCTACACGGTCAAGCAGCTGCCGTCGGACGCCCCGATCTCGGTGCGCGGCGTGGTCCGCGCCGAGGGCATGTTCTCCGGCGGCACCTTCCACTCCGCGCTCGCGCAGTTCTCCCGCGGCCGGCAGATGGGCCAGGCGGCCAAGGCCCGGCGCAGCACCGAGCCGCGCCCCGAGGGCCGCAAGGTCCGCAGCGGCGACACCAAGCCGACCCGCGACGCCACGCTGGGCTACTGGCTCCTCCCGCTGCCCACGATCGACCCGTTCGTGGTCAAGCGCTCGGCCGCGGCCCGCGACGACTACGGCCCCGACTTCTCTTACGCCCACTTCGCAGGCGTCAAGACCCTCCGGTACGCCGTCGGCGGGTCCGCCGGGCTGCTCGGCCTGGTCGGCGCCGCCCAGCTGCCGCCGGCGCGCAAGCTGATCCTCAAGCGGGTGCCGCAGGGGGAGGGCCCCTCGGAGGCGAAGCGGGCGCGGTCGTGGTTCACCGTCGACTTCGTCGGCACCGGCGGCGGTCGCACCGTGCGGACCCAGGTCAGCGGCGGCGACCCCGGCTACGACGAGACGGCCAAGATGCTCGCCGAGTCAGCGCTCAGCCTGGCCTTCGACGACAACCCGACCACCAGCGGGCAGGTCACCCCGGCCACGGCCATGGGCGACCACCTGATCGACCGCCTGTCGAAGGCCGGGATCTCCTTCCGCACGCTCGCGGACGCGTCCTAG